A genomic region of Ovis aries strain OAR_USU_Benz2616 breed Rambouillet chromosome 20, ARS-UI_Ramb_v3.0, whole genome shotgun sequence contains the following coding sequences:
- the CD83 gene encoding CD83 antigen isoform X2, giving the protein MSRGLQLLLLSCACSLAPAAREVKVVCSEDVDLPCTAPWDPQVTYTVSWAKLTDGGAERVEVTQEDLQSPQQRNSSEAPRERLYSLRIRNTTSCNSGTYRCTLVGPEGQRNLSGTVILQVTGCSKERRGETFKNYRAEIVLLLALVIFYVTLIIFTCFARQQSIFPDFSKPALEHAFLPVTSPNKHLEPVTLHKTELV; this is encoded by the exons ATGTCACGCGGGCTCCAGCTCCTGCTCCTGAGCTGCG CCTGCAGCCTGGCGCCCGCGGCGCGGGAGGTGAAGGTGGTCTGTTCAGAGGATGTGGACTTGCCCTGCACTGCCCCCTGGGACCCTCAGGTCACCTACACGGTCTCCTGGGCCAAG CTCACAGACGGAGGTGCAGAAAGGGTGGAGGTGACCCAGGAAGACCTGCAATCCCCTCAGCAGAGGAACTCTTCAGAGGCCCCCAGGGAAAGGCTGTACTCCCTGAGGATCCGAAACACTACGAGTTGCAACTCGGGGACCTACAGGTGCACTCTGGTGGGTCCGGAAGGGCAGAGAAACCTGAGTGGCACCGTGATCCTCCAAgtgacag GATGCTCTAAGGAACGCAGAGGAGAGACTTTTAAGAACTACAGAGCTGAGATCGTCCTGCTGTTGGCTCTGGTCATTTTCTATGTAACACTCATCATTTTCACTTGC tttGCACGACAGCAGAGTATATTTCCAGACTTTTCCAAACCTGCCCTGGAACATGCTTTCCTCCCAGTTACCTCTCCAAATAAGCATCTGGAACCAGTGACTCTTCACAAGACAGAACTGGTGTGA
- the CD83 gene encoding CD83 antigen isoform X1, which produces MSRGLQLLLLSCACSLAPAAREVKVVCSEDVDLPCTAPWDPQVTYTVSWAKLTDGGAERVEVTQEDLQSPQQRNSSEAPRERLYSLRIRNTTSCNSGTYRCTLVGPEGQRNLSGTVILQVTGCSKERRGETFKNYRAEIVLLLALVIFYVTLIIFTCKFARQQSIFPDFSKPALEHAFLPVTSPNKHLEPVTLHKTELV; this is translated from the exons ATGTCACGCGGGCTCCAGCTCCTGCTCCTGAGCTGCG CCTGCAGCCTGGCGCCCGCGGCGCGGGAGGTGAAGGTGGTCTGTTCAGAGGATGTGGACTTGCCCTGCACTGCCCCCTGGGACCCTCAGGTCACCTACACGGTCTCCTGGGCCAAG CTCACAGACGGAGGTGCAGAAAGGGTGGAGGTGACCCAGGAAGACCTGCAATCCCCTCAGCAGAGGAACTCTTCAGAGGCCCCCAGGGAAAGGCTGTACTCCCTGAGGATCCGAAACACTACGAGTTGCAACTCGGGGACCTACAGGTGCACTCTGGTGGGTCCGGAAGGGCAGAGAAACCTGAGTGGCACCGTGATCCTCCAAgtgacag GATGCTCTAAGGAACGCAGAGGAGAGACTTTTAAGAACTACAGAGCTGAGATCGTCCTGCTGTTGGCTCTGGTCATTTTCTATGTAACACTCATCATTTTCACTTGC aagtttGCACGACAGCAGAGTATATTTCCAGACTTTTCCAAACCTGCCCTGGAACATGCTTTCCTCCCAGTTACCTCTCCAAATAAGCATCTGGAACCAGTGACTCTTCACAAGACAGAACTGGTGTGA